The following nucleotide sequence is from Acinetobacter equi.
TTGGTACATTTTGACCATTTAAAGTGAGGTCAACTAGAGTCGGCTGAGAACCATTATCATAATCCCAAAGATCATGATGCGTTGTTTGGAAATGCCAATCTAACTTACCAGTTTCGGCATTAATAGCAAAAACACCACTTGAATATTTTTCATCAGCTTCTGTACGATGCGTACCGAAGTAATCAGGTGTTGCATTACCAATTGGCAAATAAACAAGTCCAAGCTTTTCATCTGCAGAAATCGGTCCCCATGAGTTTGCTGTACCACGTGTGTAGTGATTATCACCAGTTGGCTCGCTTTGATCATCAGGATTTGCATAATCAAATGCCCACGCAAACTTACCAGTTACAGCATTAAAACCACGAATTACACCCGCAGGTTCTTGAACAGATTGTCCATCACTCACCCATCCACCAAGAACAACATTACCCCTCACTACCTGTGGTGCTGAACTTACGTAATAATAACCAGGAATAACTTTCCCCATACCACGTTTAAGATCAACTACACCATTTTGACCAAAATCAGAACAAGCTTTTCCTGTTTTTGCATCAATAGCAATTAAACGAGCATCAACAGTTGCCGTAAAGATACGCTCTGAACACTCTGCATTGGCTGCAAGTTCAGGTGCTTTATAGTAAGCAACACCACGACAAGCTGCAGAACCTGTCACCCCTTTTAAGTTCGGTTTTGAGTAGTAACGCCATTTTTCCTGACCTGTTTCAGCATCTAAAGCAATAATGTCATTACGTGCAGAACATAAATAGAGAGAATCATCTACTTTTAAAGGTGTAACTTCTAAACGTCTCGTTTTTTGACCTTTTGGAACTGGGTAATCTCCAGTTCTATACATCCACGCAACTTTTAATTTATTAACATTTTCGGGTGTAATTTGAGTTAGTTTAGAATATTTAGTTCCTGCTTTATCATTACCATAATCAACCCAATCTTGATCTTCTTTTTCATCAGGTAATTTATTTTTTACATCTGGAAACTGATCCTTACTTACATATTTTGCTGGATCGCCGTTAATAAAACCAATAATGGCAATAACAATTAGGGATAAGCTAAAACCAGCAGTGGCAACACGACCAATTTTTTTTGCATTTGGTCCATTATTGTAATGTTGACGCACCATGGGCAATAAAAGCAATACACCAAGACCAAATGGTAGAGCTAGACGACCTAAATAAATCCAAAAATCGATTTCAGTTTGTAAAAGTGTCCAAACCAAAGTGAGTAATAAATAGATTGAATAAGTCCAAATAACTAATGTACTTCTCCGCCATAAGAAGAAACCACTTAAGGTAATTAAAAAACCTGCTATTACAAAATATGGTGAACCAGATAGCATAACCAACTGTATGCCACCAATTAACATGGCTAAGCCAAATACCACGTAAATGACTGCAACTAAATAGGCTATTTTTGAGGGAGATCGTAGATTATCATTCATATTGTACCTTTTATTTAATAAATATTTTTAATTTAAAAATAAGATTAGATGTATTTAAAAATAAACAAATAATACATTTTTTATTATATTAGTATAATAGTTCACAAAATTATATTGTTTGAGAGAAATCTATTTTTATTACTTTATTTATTGAAAGATCAGGAACTTTTTTTATATTATTAGTTTACATTTCAACTAATAATATGATTCTCTTATCAGCGATAAAAAACAGTAAGCTTATTAAAAATAATATTATTACAAACACTTGTTTTACAAAGGTTTTATTTGGAATAAATAAACTAAAAAAATCAGATAAATACATATTAAACTATTAATATTTTTTAAAAGACAATATTTTTTATGCCTTTAAAACACATATTTTATTGAAATATCAAGAAACAAATATTTTTTATTTTGATGAAAAAATATCGCTAATAAGTAAAAACCGTATTAGCGATATTTTTAAGTTAATTTAAATTATGAGCACAATATACCTTGAATTGTAGGCTTTTTATTTGCATCCATAGCAATAGTTGTGCCAGCAATCGCATCAATCACCTTGTTCAGTGATTCTTGATAAGTACTCACAATATTTAGATAGCGATCAGCTTGACCTTTGACTTGATTTTTAAAAGCCATACGACAATTCAATTGATGATAATAATTTTTTTCAGTCTCTGTTGTCGTCTGTACTCCATGGCGTTTAACCACCCATGATGCCATCACTTCAATGTCTGTTACCGATTGATCTGCTTTTTCTACAATATCAAATCGTGAAAATTCAGTTGCTATCGTATAAGTTGTTTCCCCACCAGTTAGACCCGTATTATAAACATCGATTGCACCTAATTTTTGTTGTAAACCTGCCGACAACCCACTTTGTAATTCATTACTTAAACTTGAACTCCAGCGTTGATTATCTAACATATAAGTTTGACCATTTGAGTTTTGTATAACCAATAATGGTGTATCTAATCTTGCTGGTATTCCTACAGGAACTACTTCAATAAGTTTAATATTCGAACTCACTAAAGGTGTAATCTGTGGCGTTAATGTATAGAAATTTGGAGAAACAGATCGATAACAACCTGTTAATCCAATACTCACACCGACAACAGCAATAAAGCACTGAAGCTTACATTGCTTTAATGATCGAAGACTTTTAGCAAAAGTATGCATATGAAGACTTTTTAATTTAGTTTTGTTTTGCATTTTTTGCCTCCGGTTTTTTCCCACGAATTAATGATTCAGGATGTTGTTCAATATAATCTGCCATTAATTGTACCGAAGAGGCAGCACGTGTCATTTGTTGTACAGCACGACGTATATCTTGCTGCATTGGTGAATCACTCAATAAAATTGACTCTGCTGAACGTAGGGTTTTACGAGCTTCATCTAAAGTTAACTGCATTTCTGGTGCGACTTTCCCATCAAACTGTTTAATTAACTGATCAGTTGAATTTACAGCTTTATTAATACTATTTAATGTCTTACGAACATCACCACCAATTTCTTCTAATGGAAACTTACTTAATTTATCTGCAATGGCTGAAACTTGAGATTGTAAGTTGCTTAACTCTGGAGGCATAGTTGGTATTTCAACAGCACCTGTTGATAACACTTTTAATGAACCATTTGTTGCTTTTTGGAATTTATCAAAAGCAATATAATTTTGACCTGTTAATAGACTTCCTGTACGCATTTGTGCACGTAAACCATGCTCAATAAATGATTTAAAAATACGTCCAGTTGGTTTTAATTCGGAACCATCTGCAATACGAGATGGATAAATGATCGCCTCTACTCTCATACGCATTTGTGTATGATTATGACTAAACTCTGCATTAATTGAAGTTACTTCACCAATATCAATACCCATAAAGTCAATTGGTGCACCAATAGATAATCCTCTTAAAGATTGATCAAAATACATCACAATTGGATAAGCCTGACCATCTGGATTTTTAAGTGCTTCAGCTTGTGAGTCCCAAAGTGTAAAGTTACTTCTATTTCTTGCCGCAGGAGCTTGCTTAGAATGTTCTGGATAACCAAATGCAATCCCACCAGCTACAATACTTGCCAATGATTCTGTTTGTAAATTAAATCCTGATGCATTTAAGCTGACATCTATACCACTTGCTTGCCAGAACCGTGCATTTGTTGTAACAAACTTATCATATGGTGATTGAATAAATACTTGTAATTCTACATTTTGACCATCATTAGATAGCTTATAAGAAGTCACTTGACCAACATTAATTCGACGATAATAAATAGGTGAACCAATATCAAGTGAACCTAAATCATGTGCTTTTAAGAAAAATTCTTTTCCTGGTATATCTGATGCAACAACTGGTGGAAACTCCAACCCAGTAAACGTTGTTTGTTTTTCAGCAGATTTCCCACCTTCAACTTCAATATATGAGCCTGAAAGCAACGTATCAATTCCAGAAACTCCACTCGTTCCAATACGAGGGCGAACTACCCAAAACTTAGAATCATTTGATGCAAAATTACTAGCATCTCTAGTTAATTCAATTTCAACAATAACATGAGATAAGTCATCAGAAAGTTTAATTTTTCTGACTAAACCAATATTAACTTGCCTAAATTGAACTGTTGTTTTTCCTGCTACTAAGCCTTCGGCAGATCTGAATGAGACATTAATCGTTGGTCCAACATTTAAAAAAGCCTTAATGGCAAGTGATACAGCAATTAGCAATGCAACAATAGGAATTAACCAAATAAGAGATGGTTTCCATTTTTCCTTTTTGATTTTTACATCATGTAAATTTTGATTGCTAACCTGCTTCATGTCATGATCAGGCTTATTCAAATCTGAATTTTCATTCGATGTTGTATTTTCAGACATATCCATCATTCTTATTGGTGAGTATTTAATGAGTGTGGAACTAAAGGATGATCCAATGATCCGCTCTGTTTTTTACTATTTTCTAATGCTACGAAATAGTTGTCCCAAATAATTTTTGGGTCAAAACTTAGCGAAGCAAAAAGAGTAAGTACAACAACAGCAGCAAAAGCGACTGCTCCTGGTCCTGCAAATATGGTTGCTAAAGATTGAATTTGGATTAATGCTGTCAATAATGACACAACAAACACATCAATCATTGACCATCTTCCAACCATTTCAACAATACGATATAGCTTTGTACAAATTGCTGGAGAAAATTGTATACGCTGTGTGGTTTGGAAATGAACAACCATTAGTAAGAAAAATAAAATAATGAGCTTTAACAATGGAATAAAAATACTAGCACAAAAGATTACTGTTGCAACAAGATAGTCTCCGCTTTGCCAGAAATAAATCACACCTGTCAAGATCGTATCTTCCTGATCCCCAAATAAAGATTCAGTTATCGTCATAGGTAATATATTTGCAGGGATATACAAAATACTTGCTGCAAGCACTAAAGCTAAAGTCTTTGACAGACTATTTGGTTTTCTTCGATGTAATAATGTATGACATCTTTCACAGCGAATAGTTATATCTATATTTGATTGGGCAGTTTTAGGAAGATGATTTAACACTCCACAACATGAGCAAATTCTGAGTGATAAATCCTGTGCTCTTACAAATATTTGGTTTTGACCGATTGGTATGCCTTTTTGCTTTTTCATATTAAACACCGATCAATTTCATCCCAAATACTTTGTAATTTTACAGAAGTAATCATGATCATTAAAATACTTAAAACTGCAAAAGCCCATAAAGCAATTCCAGGAATGACAACAACCATTCCCACAAGTTTTACGAGCGTCACTAAAACACCTATTAAAAAAACTTCAATCATTGCCCAAATTCGGAATGATGACAATAAACGCATTGCCTGAACTAAAAATTTTGGACGTTTTTTTCGAAGGGAGACTGGATACAAAATGTAAAACAACAATAATATATTAATTAAAGGCATAATAAATGTTGTAATAAAAATTAGAGTTCCTACAAAAAATCGATCAATTTGAAACATGGCGATAACAGCGCCAATTAATGAAGTTTCTGAATGATTACCTTGCAATTCAACACTTACAATCGGGTAGCAATTTGCAATAATAAATACAATAAAGGCAGTACAAACTAAAGCTAATAGTTTTTTTAATGATTTAGTTTGTTGATAAAGTTCTCCACCACAGCATGGGCATAAAGCTTTTTCGCCTTTTTGAAGTGGTGTTTTTTTAGAAATGGTATCACACTCATCACATCCAATTAAATTTGAAGTGGAAATCAAATCTCTTTTTTTTATGAGTGACATACTTACATCTGACCTATCATGCATTTAGCTAAACCTTTATTTTGTAATTAATAATATACCAAAACATATGATGGTTTATTAGAGAATATAATAAGCTAATATTGAGGATATAAGTTAGAAAAATAAGAATAAGTCATGCATGAATAGGGCTGTTCCTCATTGAATCTATATATTCAATATACATAATATTACATCAATAATAGCAGTTTAATATTTGAATGAATATTAACAAAAAACAATCAATTTCAAGTAAAAATAATCAATAATTTCAAAAATATTTTGATAAAATTCACTTTGTTTAGATTAAAAATAATTCAATGAAAAGAATAGTTATCTCCTTATCTTTATTGATGAGTGTTCCAGCTCAAGCAATGTATTTTTCTTCTTATATTTATGAAATGAGTTCAAAAGAAGATTTTATTTCAAAATATATTACAAATGATACAGAGACTAGAAATCTCTATAATATCCATGCATATGCAATTGAAAAGCCAAGTAATACAAATGAGGTTAAATTAAACATCTCCGATAAAGAAATTCTTTATGCTCCTTTGCGTAAAATCATTGATGCACAAGCAACTGATATTTTTAAAATTTTTTATAGGGGTCCAAAAGATAGTAAAGAAAGATACTACAGAGTCGTTTTTACAGAAACACCATTAACTACATTTGGAAAAAATGAACAACAGCGTTCATCAACTTATTTACCTTCTATTTCTCTAAGTACTATTTTAATTGTTCGCCCTAAAAACCAGAAATTTGAATATAAAATTGATGAAAAATTAGGCATTATCAAAAATACTGGGAATACTTTTTTTAGAGCAATCATACATAATGACTGCCATACTCGTGACGAAGATGCAGATCATGTTTATATTTTACCAAATGAAGAATATCAAAATGATTTGATTAAACAACCAAATAAAAATAATATTTTTTTGATTATAGATAAAAAATATATTCCTATTGTAAATCGATGTGAAATAGAAAAGAGTAATTAAGAGTAAAAAATGATTTTTAATTAATTTTTATATTATAAAAAATAAAGCAATATATTCTTTAGATAGAATATATTGCTCTTTTAAGTTTTAATTATCGGTCAACACCAATCCATAGAGCTTCAACACGTACATCACCTTCTGCACGAACACTACCTAGCCAATCCATTCCTTCAACTGAAAATAATGAAGCTGGATCATCCATTGGGAAACTTAAACTCAGATTGGTTGAATAAAAATAACCCGATTGTTGTTGATCCCATGGTACGAGACTTGTTTTATTTCTTCCATAACTTTTCTCTCATTAATATTTAAGGTTTTCCATTACCAATATTTTTTATTTAAAATACTTAACCACCTCATTGACTTTTAATATATTTTTTAAAATATTAGATTTTCTATTGCTATACATTATTTCAATTTATATTTACATTTGTTTTAGCTATAGATCTTTTTATTACAAAATATAAATAACAACTTATATTTTTATAAAAATAAATATTAAAAATAAATATTTTAAAAAAAATAAAATATTGATTAAAAAAAAGAAGGAAACAAAATAAGATGGAATTTATTTCATTTTTTAATATAAAAATAGATAGTTAAAATTTACAAAAAAACATTTAATTAAACAAAGAAACTATAAATATAATTATATTAAATATTATTTTTTCTTATTCTTATAATCATAAAAGTAATTTTTTAAATATTTAAAGACAAATACATTATTCTCAATATATGGAAATTAAAATGGATAAAAAAAATCATGTATTTTTACGTAGTCAAGAATGGTTTGATGACCCAAATCATGCAGATATGACGGCAATTTATGTAGAACGGTTCATGAATTATGGATTAACCCGTAAAGAGTTACAGTCTGGACGTCCAATTATTGGTATAGCTCAGACTGGAAGTGATTTAACGCCGTGTAATAGGCATCATAAAGAACTTGCAGAACGTGTAAAAGCAGGTATTCGTGATGCTGGTGGTATACCAATGGAGTTTCCAGTTCATCCTATTGCAGAACAATCACGTAGACCAACAGCAGCATTAGATCGCAACTTAGCTTATTTAGGACTAGTGGAAATTTTACATGGATATCCGCTTGATGGTGTTGTTCTTACTACTGGCTGTGATAAGACAACTCCAGCCTGCCTAATGGCTGCTGCAACAACAAATCTTCCTGCTATAGTTTTATCTGGTGGTCCAATGTTAGATGGTCATTTCAAAGGAGAACTGATAGGTTCTGGTACAGTCATATGGCATGCACGTAATTTATTAGCCAAAGATGAAATAGATTATGACGATTTTATGGAAATGGCAGCATCCGCATCTCCTTCAATTGGACATTGTAATACAATGGGAACAGCTCTTTCCATGAATGCTTTAGCTGAAGCACTTGGTATGTCGTTACCGACATGTGCAAGCATTCCTGCTGCATACCGTGAACGTGGTCAAATGGCTTATTTAACGGGGAAACGAATTTGTGAAATGGTACTTGAAGATTTACGTCCTTCAAAAATTATGAATAAAAAATCTTTTGAAAATGCAATTGCCGTTGCATCTGCATTAGGAGCTTCAAGTAATTGCCCGCCTCATTTAATTGCAATTGCAAGACATATGGGAATTGATTTAACCTTAGAAGATTGGCAACGTGTTGGAGAAAACATTCCTTTAATCGTCAATTGTATGCCTGCTGGTAAATATTTAGGTGAAGGTTTCCATCGTGCAGGTGGCGTTCCTGCTGTCATGCATGAATTACAAAAAGCTGGTGTTTTACATAATGACTGTGCATCGGTGAGTGGAAAAACAATTGGTGAAATTGTAAAACATGCCAAAACTTCAAATACTGATGTCATTTATTCTTATGATAAACCTCTTATGCACAAAGCTGGGTTTATTGTATTAAGTGGTAATTTTTTGAAAGTGCTATCATGAAAATGTCTGTCGTAGGTGAAGCATTTAGAAAAACCTATTTATCAAACCCAAATAATGAAAATAGTTTCGAAGCTCGTGCAATTGTATTTGATGGTCCTGAAGATTATCACGAACGAATTAATGATCCGATATTACAAATTGATGAACACTGTATTTTGGTGATTCGAGGAGCAGGAACAGTTGGCTATCCAGGAAGTGCAGAAGTTGTAAATATGGCACCACCAACAGAATTAATTAAAAAAGGAATTGAATCCTTGCCTTGTTTAGGAGATGGTCGTCAAAGTGGTACCTCTGCAAGTCCATCTATTTTAAATATGTCGCCTGAAGCTGCTATTGGTGGTGGAATTGCCTTATTACAAACAAATGATCGGTTACTTATTGATTTGAATCAACGAACAGTAAATGTTTTGATTTCAGATGAGGAATTAGAAAAACGTAGTTTAAATTATAAACCTCACTATCCTGTGTCACAAACGCCGTGGCAAGAAATTTATAGAAGTATGGTTGGACAACTCTCTACAGGTGGATGTTTAGAACCCGCGACACTTTATATGAATGTGGTTCATCCGAAAAACTTACCGAGACACTCTCATTAAAATAGAATATTCATATTAAAAATTACTAGGCAGTAATCACTTTTTGTTGTTGTTCACCTAGACCCTCAATTCCAAGTTTCATTACCTGTCCTTCTCGCAAAAAAACTGGTGGTTTTTGTCCCAATCCAACACCAGGCGGTGTTCCAGTAGAAATAATATCACCTGCTTTTAAACTCATATATTGGCTGACATAACTCACTAAAGTTGATATGTCAAAAATCATTGTGTTGGTATTACCATCTTGATAACGATGTCCATCTACTTCTAACCAAAGGTGTAAATTATGAGGATTTTCAATTTCATCTTTTGTAACTAACCATGGTCCAATTGGTCCAAAAGTGTCACATCCTTTGCCTTTATCCCAAGTTCCTGTTCCTTCTAGTTGAAATGTTCTTTCTGAAATATCATTAATAACACAATAACCAGCAACATAATCTAAAGCATTTTCTTTTGATAAATAACGCCCACTTTTACCAATAACAATTCCAAGTTCCACTTCCCAATCTGTTTTTTTTGAATTTTTGGGGATTTCAACATCATCATTTGGACCAATAATTGCACTAGTCCATTTGTTGAAAATAATAGGTTCAGATGGTATTGGAGATCCAGTTTCTGCAGCATGATCGGAATAGTTAAGACCAATACAAATAAACTTACCAATATTTCCAACGCAGGCGCCAATCCGCACATCATCGCTAACTATAGGTAATGTACTAATATCTAAACCTTGTAAGTCTTCTAACTTTGTTTCTAATGTTTTTCCATCAATATCATCAATAATTGAAGATAAATCATGAATATGACCTTCAACATCTAAAATACCTGGTTTTTCATATCCTTTTAAACCGAATCTTAATAATTTCATAATATTGTCCCTTTTATTTTTTAGTTAAATTGCAAAACCGCCATCAATAATATATGAAGCTCCTGTCGTAAATGCAGATTCATCACTTGCTAAATATAATGCTAAAGCGGCTATTTCTTCTGCTGTTCCTAAGCGTCCCATAGGTTGCCTATTCACAAAATGTTGATATACCTCATCCACATTTTTATTTTGCTGCTCTGCTTGTTCTTTTATTCTTTGCTGTAATGATGGAGATTCTACTGTACCTGGGCAAATAGCATTGCAACGTATTCCCTGTGTAATAAAATCTGCAGCAACTGCTTTCGTTATACCTAATACTGCTGCTTTACTCGCACAATATGAAAAGCGATTTGGCACACCTTTTATACTTGATGCAACTGATGACATATTAATAATTGAACCAGATTTATTTGAGAGCATTGAAGGTAAAAAAGCTCGAATTAGCCTATACATTGAATCAACATTAAGTTGAAATACATTTTTCCATTGTTCCTCATCACATTCTAAAATATTTCCCGATGGCACCCATCCTGCACAATTAAATAACACATCAATGTTTGAATATTTATTAGATAAATATTGAATTTGATCAGTAGAGGTGACATCTAATTGTTCAATGATAATATTGGGATACTCATTTTGTAATTTTTTCAAAAGTTCTAAATTTATATCTGTAGCTATAACTGTTGCACCTTCTTGAGAGAATTTAATAGTAGATGCTTTTCCAATTCCTTGACCTGCAGCAGTGATAATACAATTTTTTTTGGTTAATCTCATTTTAAATCCTTTTTATTTGTTTCTTAAAATATAAAAACCTATTTATAACAAGATAAAACTATAACAATAAAAACTTATGTTTAATTTTGTTTTATTGTTTAACTCTTATAAAATAAAAAATCATCCACAAAAAATAAAAAACAACTATAATGTTAAAAACATATTTATTTTTTTAATAAATAAAAAATTATATTAGTTAAATATTTAAAAATTTAATTTTTACAAAAATACCAATTAAAATTAATATAAATAATGAATAGAATTTGAAAATAGAATCTAAAAATTTAGTTTATACTCTAAGCAATTATTTTATTTTTAAAGAAATCATTTGTGTATGTACAAGTCTGAAAAATTAGCAAATAGCTTAAAACTACTTATTCAGAGCGGTACTTGGAAACCACATGAAAAACTTCCTTCACTAAGATCTCAGTGTAAAAATTCTGGTTTTAGTTTAATTACCGTAATGAATGCATACCATGAGTTAGAAGCTCAAGGATTAATTTACTCAAAAGAAAAATCGGGATACTTTGTTGCAGATAGGAAAACCTTCTCTACCACACATTCATTTGATACTAATCAAAAAATAGAAATAAACTCAATAGTTTTCCATTATTTAAAATCCATTCAAGGTGATCATATCATTCCGTTAGGATCAGCTTTTCCAAATAGCCAATTACTCTACTCTCCAAAATTAATTCAAATATTAGCCCAATTAGCTAAACGCCATTTTAGTTATGAACAAACTCCAAGCTTACCACCCGGTAATATAGAACTCAGAAAGTTAATCGCTCAGCGTTACTGTATGCAAGGAATTCAAGCAGATCATGATGATATTGTTATAACCTCTGGGGGACTAGATGCGCTTAATTTAGCATTACAAGCAGTCACTCAAATTGGAGATTATATTATTCTTCAACAAACTGTATTTTATGGTGCCTGGCAAGCAGCAGAAAGATTAGGGCTAAAAGTAATTACAATTCCAGATCACCCTGAAGATGGTATTGATTTACAAGCTCTTGAACATGCAATAGAAAAGTATCCAATTAAAGCATGCTGGTTTATGTTAAATTGTCATAATCCAATTGGTTATACTGTTAAAGATAAAATAAAAGAAAAATTAGCAAAAATATTATATCAACATAATATTTATTTAATTGAGGATGATGTTTATGGAGAACTATATTTTGAGAATAAAAAACCATTATCTATGAAATATTTTGACG
It contains:
- a CDS encoding membrane-bound PQQ-dependent dehydrogenase, glucose/quinate/shikimate family: MNDNLRSPSKIAYLVAVIYVVFGLAMLIGGIQLVMLSGSPYFVIAGFLITLSGFFLWRRSTLVIWTYSIYLLLTLVWTLLQTEIDFWIYLGRLALPFGLGVLLLLPMVRQHYNNGPNAKKIGRVATAGFSLSLIVIAIIGFINGDPAKYVSKDQFPDVKNKLPDEKEDQDWVDYGNDKAGTKYSKLTQITPENVNKLKVAWMYRTGDYPVPKGQKTRRLEVTPLKVDDSLYLCSARNDIIALDAETGQEKWRYYSKPNLKGVTGSAACRGVAYYKAPELAANAECSERIFTATVDARLIAIDAKTGKACSDFGQNGVVDLKRGMGKVIPGYYYVSSAPQVVRGNVVLGGWVSDGQSVQEPAGVIRGFNAVTGKFAWAFDYANPDDQSEPTGDNHYTRGTANSWGPISADEKLGLVYLPIGNATPDYFGTHRTEADEKYSSGVFAINAETGKLDWHFQTTHHDLWDYDNGSQPTLVDLTLNGQNVPSMVLGSKRGQIYVLDRITGKPVKKVEEVAVPQGGLDPKLAKTQPYSTEMPQFDGLRSAVNPENNRWGVFGESNMWGVTPLDEMYCRIKFKQARFDGSMTPPDVTPYIQLPGSLGGQNWGGLTVDPERQIAYIPYARLAMYNYLIPRQQANKMGIHPDTGRGEDVGGAVAQAGLDYAASIAPFLSPLNAPCTAPPYGQLAAVDLQTNKIIWNARIGTSHDTGPLGIKSHLDIPLGTQIAGGSLVTRSGLVFMGAASEEAFRAFDAKTGKVIWKDRLLAAPNATPMTYVSPKSNKQFVVIAAGGHTMLQTKPGDYIIAYTLEH
- a CDS encoding PqiC family protein, which gives rise to MQNKTKLKSLHMHTFAKSLRSLKQCKLQCFIAVVGVSIGLTGCYRSVSPNFYTLTPQITPLVSSNIKLIEVVPVGIPARLDTPLLVIQNSNGQTYMLDNQRWSSSLSNELQSGLSAGLQQKLGAIDVYNTGLTGGETTYTIATEFSRFDIVEKADQSVTDIEVMASWVVKRHGVQTTTETEKNYYHQLNCRMAFKNQVKGQADRYLNIVSTYQESLNKVIDAIAGTTIAMDANKKPTIQGILCS
- a CDS encoding intermembrane transport protein PqiB, whose protein sequence is MSENTTSNENSDLNKPDHDMKQVSNQNLHDVKIKKEKWKPSLIWLIPIVALLIAVSLAIKAFLNVGPTINVSFRSAEGLVAGKTTVQFRQVNIGLVRKIKLSDDLSHVIVEIELTRDASNFASNDSKFWVVRPRIGTSGVSGIDTLLSGSYIEVEGGKSAEKQTTFTGLEFPPVVASDIPGKEFFLKAHDLGSLDIGSPIYYRRINVGQVTSYKLSNDGQNVELQVFIQSPYDKFVTTNARFWQASGIDVSLNASGFNLQTESLASIVAGGIAFGYPEHSKQAPAARNRSNFTLWDSQAEALKNPDGQAYPIVMYFDQSLRGLSIGAPIDFMGIDIGEVTSINAEFSHNHTQMRMRVEAIIYPSRIADGSELKPTGRIFKSFIEHGLRAQMRTGSLLTGQNYIAFDKFQKATNGSLKVLSTGAVEIPTMPPELSNLQSQVSAIADKLSKFPLEEIGGDVRKTLNSINKAVNSTDQLIKQFDGKVAPEMQLTLDEARKTLRSAESILLSDSPMQQDIRRAVQQMTRAASSVQLMADYIEQHPESLIRGKKPEAKNAKQN
- a CDS encoding paraquat-inducible protein A, whose product is MKKQKGIPIGQNQIFVRAQDLSLRICSCCGVLNHLPKTAQSNIDITIRCERCHTLLHRRKPNSLSKTLALVLAASILYIPANILPMTITESLFGDQEDTILTGVIYFWQSGDYLVATVIFCASIFIPLLKLIILFFLLMVVHFQTTQRIQFSPAICTKLYRIVEMVGRWSMIDVFVVSLLTALIQIQSLATIFAGPGAVAFAAVVVLTLFASLSFDPKIIWDNYFVALENSKKQSGSLDHPLVPHSLNTHQ
- a CDS encoding paraquat-inducible protein A — protein: MSTSNLIGCDECDTISKKTPLQKGEKALCPCCGGELYQQTKSLKKLLALVCTAFIVFIIANCYPIVSVELQGNHSETSLIGAVIAMFQIDRFFVGTLIFITTFIMPLINILLLFYILYPVSLRKKRPKFLVQAMRLLSSFRIWAMIEVFLIGVLVTLVKLVGMVVVIPGIALWAFAVLSILMIMITSVKLQSIWDEIDRCLI
- a CDS encoding fumarylacetoacetate hydrolase family protein, giving the protein MKLLRFGLKGYEKPGILDVEGHIHDLSSIIDDIDGKTLETKLEDLQGLDISTLPIVSDDVRIGACVGNIGKFICIGLNYSDHAAETGSPIPSEPIIFNKWTSAIIGPNDDVEIPKNSKKTDWEVELGIVIGKSGRYLSKENALDYVAGYCVINDISERTFQLEGTGTWDKGKGCDTFGPIGPWLVTKDEIENPHNLHLWLEVDGHRYQDGNTNTMIFDISTLVSYVSQYMSLKAGDIISTGTPPGVGLGQKPPVFLREGQVMKLGIEGLGEQQQKVITA
- a CDS encoding SDR family oxidoreductase; amino-acid sequence: MRLTKKNCIITAAGQGIGKASTIKFSQEGATVIATDINLELLKKLQNEYPNIIIEQLDVTSTDQIQYLSNKYSNIDVLFNCAGWVPSGNILECDEEQWKNVFQLNVDSMYRLIRAFLPSMLSNKSGSIINMSSVASSIKGVPNRFSYCASKAAVLGITKAVAADFITQGIRCNAICPGTVESPSLQQRIKEQAEQQNKNVDEVYQHFVNRQPMGRLGTAEEIAALALYLASDESAFTTGASYIIDGGFAI
- a CDS encoding PLP-dependent aminotransferase family protein → MYKSEKLANSLKLLIQSGTWKPHEKLPSLRSQCKNSGFSLITVMNAYHELEAQGLIYSKEKSGYFVADRKTFSTTHSFDTNQKIEINSIVFHYLKSIQGDHIIPLGSAFPNSQLLYSPKLIQILAQLAKRHFSYEQTPSLPPGNIELRKLIAQRYCMQGIQADHDDIVITSGGLDALNLALQAVTQIGDYIILQQTVFYGAWQAAERLGLKVITIPDHPEDGIDLQALEHAIEKYPIKACWFMLNCHNPIGYTVKDKIKEKLAKILYQHNIYLIEDDVYGELYFENKKPLSMKYFDENNLVLHCSSFSKILGADFRIGWVYAGPYSEKIQHIQLMSTLSVNSFIQNALVEYLSHRDYDKHLKKIRASLEKNKIDFYHFLQRILDQNCKVHYFPSGYFLWIELPKELDSIDIYQSLLSKNISIAPSHLFNAHDTKAKNYLRINCSFDLTASYQEALLELSKCINHAIQLYRASK